A stretch of Mucilaginibacter terrae DNA encodes these proteins:
- a CDS encoding cytochrome d ubiquinol oxidase subunit II, producing the protein MEYVIIGFLWLSILLYLVLGGADFGAGIIELFTSKAHRYRTRKTAYEAIGPIWEANHMWLIIAVVILFVGFPVIYSTMSIYLHIPLVAMLLGITARGTAFVFRNYDAVIDNMQRVYNRIFLLSSFITPLFLGMIAGSVISGRIDPSETDFTSAYIWPWLNWFSLTIGLFTVGLCGFLASVYLIGEAKPGDDRNSFIRKAKQWNVVAVVCGALVFIASLTENIPLMSWVFGNPFGATAVIAASFSLVVLWILVKRGKTVVPRVLAGFQASMILLAVSYVHFPNFVILKNGEHLSLFEHQAPEATMTALAWALIIGSLFILPSLFYLYYSFQKDRHEGSFVEH; encoded by the coding sequence ATGGAATACGTGATCATCGGCTTTTTGTGGCTGTCAATTTTACTATACCTCGTTTTAGGCGGTGCCGATTTTGGTGCCGGCATCATCGAGCTTTTTACGTCGAAAGCTCATCGTTACCGTACCCGCAAAACTGCGTACGAAGCCATTGGCCCCATATGGGAGGCTAACCACATGTGGCTCATCATTGCGGTGGTGATCTTATTTGTGGGGTTCCCGGTTATATATAGCACCATGTCTATTTATCTGCATATTCCATTAGTGGCTATGTTGCTGGGTATAACGGCCCGCGGTACAGCCTTTGTATTCAGAAATTACGATGCTGTAATTGATAATATGCAGCGGGTATACAACCGCATTTTCCTGCTGTCGAGCTTTATCACACCCTTATTTTTGGGAATGATTGCGGGCAGTGTGATTTCGGGCCGTATAGATCCATCGGAAACCGATTTCACATCGGCCTATATTTGGCCTTGGCTCAACTGGTTCTCCTTAACTATTGGCCTGTTCACGGTTGGTCTTTGCGGCTTTTTGGCATCGGTATACCTCATAGGTGAGGCCAAACCGGGAGATGACCGCAACAGCTTCATCCGCAAAGCCAAACAGTGGAATGTGGTTGCCGTAGTGTGCGGCGCTTTGGTATTCATCGCTTCGCTGACCGAAAACATTCCCCTTATGAGTTGGGTATTTGGCAATCCTTTTGGCGCTACCGCAGTAATTGCGGCCTCTTTTTCACTGGTGGTTTTATGGATATTGGTTAAACGCGGCAAAACGGTAGTACCGCGCGTTTTAGCCGGCTTTCAGGCGAGTATGATACTGCTGGCAGTGAGTTACGTTCACTTTCCCAATTTTGTGATACTTAAAAACGGTGAGCATTTGTCATTGTTTGAACATCAGGCTCCTGAGGCTACTATGACCGCATTGGCCTGGGCACTTATTATTGGTAGTTTATTTATCCTTCCATCGCTCTTTTACCTCTACTACAGCTTTCAAAAAGACAGGCATGAGGGTAGTTTTGTGGAGCACTAA
- a CDS encoding cytochrome ubiquinol oxidase subunit I codes for MDNFLAARSQMALSLGFHIIYACIGMVMPFFMAVAHYRWLKTKDVAHKNIAKAWSKGVAIFFAIGAVSGTMLSFELGLLWPNFMKHAGPIFGMPFSLEGTAFFIEAIALGFFLYGWERLNPYFHWFTGVVVGVSGLASGILVVSANSWMNSPAGFDYVNGQYLNIDPMKAMFNEAWFSEALHMTIAAFASTGFAVAGVHALMIVRKQNVHFHQQAFKIAAGFAAVAALLQPLAGDIAAKSVAKRQPAKLAAMEAYFHTQPYSPLVLGGIPDVKTKEVNYGLEVPGLLSFLVYDDFKTPVKALDQIPVENQPPIAITHYSFQVMVGLGMFMMLVAVLYLVAIWFKKHWIYSNWLLKLFIIAVPTGFIAVEAGWMVTEIGRQPWIIQGVMRTKDAVTPMPGIAWSFYLFTGIYFTLSIAVIFLLYRQIRMVPELYDKPAEDLNLSHS; via the coding sequence ATGGATAATTTTTTGGCTGCCCGTTCGCAAATGGCCCTCTCGCTGGGGTTTCATATTATATATGCCTGTATTGGCATGGTAATGCCGTTTTTTATGGCGGTGGCGCACTATCGCTGGTTAAAAACTAAAGATGTTGCCCATAAAAATATTGCCAAGGCCTGGAGCAAAGGGGTGGCCATTTTCTTTGCCATAGGTGCAGTGTCGGGCACTATGCTATCATTTGAATTGGGACTGCTTTGGCCTAATTTTATGAAGCACGCGGGGCCGATTTTCGGGATGCCGTTTTCATTAGAGGGTACCGCCTTTTTTATCGAGGCTATTGCCCTTGGGTTCTTTTTATATGGGTGGGAACGCCTTAACCCCTACTTCCACTGGTTTACCGGTGTGGTGGTTGGTGTTAGCGGACTGGCATCGGGCATCCTTGTGGTGTCTGCCAACTCATGGATGAACAGCCCGGCAGGGTTTGATTATGTTAACGGCCAATACCTTAACATCGACCCGATGAAGGCCATGTTTAACGAGGCCTGGTTCTCTGAAGCCCTGCATATGACCATTGCTGCCTTTGCCTCTACGGGCTTTGCCGTGGCGGGGGTACATGCGCTCATGATCGTGCGTAAGCAAAACGTACACTTTCATCAGCAGGCCTTTAAAATTGCTGCCGGGTTTGCAGCCGTTGCCGCACTGTTACAGCCTTTAGCGGGCGATATTGCCGCCAAGAGTGTAGCCAAGCGCCAGCCCGCCAAACTGGCTGCTATGGAAGCTTATTTTCATACCCAGCCATACTCGCCATTGGTATTAGGCGGTATACCCGATGTAAAAACCAAAGAGGTTAATTACGGACTTGAAGTTCCGGGCTTGCTTAGCTTTTTAGTGTACGATGATTTTAAAACCCCGGTTAAGGCGCTGGATCAAATTCCGGTTGAAAACCAACCTCCCATTGCCATCACGCATTACTCCTTCCAGGTAATGGTGGGTTTAGGTATGTTTATGATGCTGGTGGCCGTACTGTACCTGGTTGCGATATGGTTTAAAAAGCATTGGATATACAGCAACTGGCTGCTCAAACTGTTTATTATAGCCGTACCAACAGGCTTTATTGCGGTAGAGGCCGGCTGGATGGTGACCGAAATTGGCCGCCAACCATGGATAATTCAGGGCGTGATGCGTACTAAGGATGCGGTTACGCCAATGCCGGGAATTGCCTGGTCGTTTTACTTGTTTACGGGCATTTATTTTACGTTGAGTATTGCCGTTATATTTTTACTATACCGCCAAATACGCATGGTGCCCGAACTGTATGATAAACCAGCCGAAGACTTAAACCTTAGCCACTCATAA
- a CDS encoding malate:quinone oxidoreductase — protein MTNTEYTQNPVTDVVLIGAGIMSATLGLMLKELQPDLTIEIFERLDVMAAESSDAMNNAGTGHSAFCELNYTPQLQDGSVDISKAIKIAEQFEVSKEFWSFLIEKNIIDSPKSFISAVPHMSFVWGDDNVNYLRKRYEALVKHHFFAEMAYSEDSTQLQSWMPLVMEGRDPNEKVSANRMDLGTDVNFGALTNSLFNYLKTQPGVNVHLKHEVRDIKRDKDGAWKIRVKDTASGNKVKLKAKFVFVGAGGGALHLLQKSGIPESKGFGGFPVSGQWLVCNNPAVIERHQAKVYGKASVGSPPMSVPHLDTRMINGKKALLFGPYAGFSTRFLKNGSLTDLFTSINAGNIFPMMKAGIDNIPLTKYLISQVTQSADDRLAALKDYFPNAKAEDWQLDIAGQRVQVIKKDPKRGGVLEFGTEVVAAADGSIAALLGASPGASTSVSIMVQLIERCFKGKAQSAEWQAKLKGMIPSYGQSMAKNVQLANETRERTTKVLEL, from the coding sequence ATGACTAACACCGAATATACACAGAACCCTGTAACTGATGTTGTGCTGATTGGAGCAGGAATTATGAGCGCCACTCTTGGCCTCATGCTAAAAGAACTCCAGCCAGACCTGACTATCGAAATATTTGAACGCCTTGATGTGATGGCTGCCGAAAGTTCGGATGCGATGAATAATGCTGGTACCGGTCACTCGGCTTTTTGCGAGTTGAACTATACACCGCAACTGCAGGATGGTTCGGTGGATATATCGAAGGCGATTAAGATTGCCGAACAGTTTGAGGTTTCCAAAGAATTTTGGTCGTTTTTAATTGAAAAGAATATCATCGATTCGCCTAAATCGTTCATTTCGGCCGTGCCGCACATGAGTTTTGTTTGGGGCGATGACAATGTAAACTATTTGCGCAAGCGCTACGAAGCGTTGGTTAAGCACCACTTTTTTGCCGAAATGGCTTACTCAGAAGATAGCACCCAACTGCAAAGCTGGATGCCGCTGGTAATGGAAGGCCGCGACCCGAACGAAAAGGTATCAGCCAACCGTATGGATCTGGGTACCGATGTAAACTTTGGTGCCTTAACCAACAGCCTGTTCAATTACCTTAAAACACAACCGGGTGTAAACGTACACCTGAAACACGAGGTACGCGACATTAAACGCGATAAAGACGGTGCATGGAAAATACGCGTTAAGGACACGGCCAGCGGTAATAAAGTTAAACTGAAAGCCAAATTTGTATTCGTAGGCGCCGGAGGCGGTGCGCTGCACCTGCTGCAAAAATCGGGCATACCCGAGAGCAAAGGATTTGGCGGTTTCCCGGTGAGCGGGCAGTGGCTGGTTTGTAATAACCCGGCTGTTATTGAGCGTCATCAGGCCAAGGTATATGGTAAGGCATCGGTGGGTTCGCCGCCAATGTCGGTACCGCATTTAGATACCCGCATGATCAATGGTAAAAAAGCTTTGCTTTTTGGACCTTACGCCGGTTTCTCTACCCGTTTCTTAAAAAATGGTTCGTTAACCGATCTGTTTACGTCTATCAATGCAGGCAACATATTCCCGATGATGAAAGCCGGTATCGATAATATTCCGTTAACCAAGTACCTCATTAGCCAGGTAACCCAATCGGCCGATGATCGCCTGGCAGCGTTAAAGGATTACTTCCCTAACGCTAAAGCCGAAGACTGGCAGTTGGATATTGCCGGTCAGCGTGTACAGGTGATTAAAAAAGACCCCAAACGCGGCGGCGTACTCGAATTTGGTACCGAAGTGGTGGCCGCAGCAGATGGCAGCATTGCCGCCTTACTGGGCGCTTCGCCGGGTGCATCAACATCGGTTTCGATCATGGTGCAACTCATAGAGCGTTGCTTTAAAGGCAAGGCTCAATCGGCCGAATGGCAAGCCAAGTTAAAAGGCATGATTCCATCATACGGGCAATCAATGGCTAAAAATGTACAGTTGGCTAACGAGACAAGGGAGCGTACAACGAAGGTGTTGGAATTGTAA
- a CDS encoding fatty acid desaturase — MKKKSFRWSDESEPHKHRTKAIIKEHPELRTLIGRNPYTFLVITLCVGIQIAGAYLLKDAAWYWIALAAYGVGAFACHTLFVCIHECAHNLIFKNKTANTWAGIFANLPTLLPSSVSFQKYHLKHHSYQGVEALDADMPFRWEAKLINNSTFGKAIWLLFYPIFQALRPFRLKEINLVDGWTAVNWVVQLSFTAAIAYFFGWSAVLYLVLSFFFSVGLHPLGARWVQEHFLTHGEQETKSYYGRLNFPNLNVGFHNEHHDFPSVPWNNLPKVKALAGRHYDDLGHHTSYTRLLFEFLFDRELSVFSRTARSNRGGKIGTPKAKSIDDAEAVVA; from the coding sequence ATGAAGAAAAAGAGTTTCAGATGGTCTGACGAGAGCGAACCGCACAAACACAGGACAAAGGCCATTATTAAAGAACACCCCGAGTTACGTACCTTAATAGGCCGTAACCCGTATACTTTCTTAGTGATCACGCTTTGCGTTGGGATACAAATAGCCGGGGCTTATTTATTAAAAGATGCAGCCTGGTACTGGATTGCGCTGGCCGCATATGGCGTAGGTGCTTTTGCCTGCCATACCTTGTTTGTTTGTATACACGAGTGTGCACACAATCTTATTTTTAAAAACAAAACCGCAAATACCTGGGCCGGTATTTTTGCCAACTTGCCTACCTTGTTGCCAAGTTCGGTATCATTTCAAAAATATCATTTAAAGCATCACTCATACCAAGGTGTTGAAGCTTTAGATGCCGATATGCCTTTCCGTTGGGAAGCTAAATTAATTAACAATTCAACCTTTGGTAAAGCCATCTGGCTATTGTTTTATCCTATCTTCCAGGCACTACGCCCTTTCCGTTTAAAAGAAATTAATTTGGTTGATGGCTGGACCGCCGTTAACTGGGTTGTACAATTATCATTTACAGCCGCAATAGCCTACTTTTTTGGTTGGAGTGCCGTATTATACCTGGTATTGAGCTTCTTTTTCTCAGTAGGCTTGCATCCATTGGGCGCACGTTGGGTACAGGAGCATTTCTTAACTCATGGCGAGCAGGAAACCAAAAGCTATTATGGCCGCTTAAATTTTCCTAATCTTAACGTAGGTTTTCATAATGAGCATCATGATTTTCCATCAGTGCCATGGAATAACCTGCCTAAAGTTAAAGCTTTAGCGGGCAGGCACTATGATGATTTGGGACATCATACTTCTTACACCCGTTTGTTGTTCGAGTTTTTATTCGATCGCGAACTGTCGGTTTTTTCGCGTACGGCACGTTCAAACCGTGGCGGTAAAATAGGTACGCCTAAAGCCAAAAGCATTGATGATGCCGAAGCTGTTGTAGCTTAA